In one window of Porites lutea chromosome 8, jaPorLute2.1, whole genome shotgun sequence DNA:
- the LOC140946503 gene encoding uncharacterized protein RP688-like yields MNFIKSHVKKAHSVCRCSQYKTVGAFVVCFIIIALFLKLNVMTPGVYTGNKPWSPAPKCKNSEQDLNRMVQLTHKVQDILKNMGIDCWLMYGSLWGPLRGMEGPLPWDDDVDLAINGDGIFSQMTFRQFKAMFTAPGLSVESRLWQSSLIVISEGDAWPSLDLFVFYNYGGTMKRPGFESWLLPINYKLYHTFPAHLVEQPLPKVKFGSFNISVPRDGIEIMKHLYPYNWWKVVRPVGCDN; encoded by the coding sequence ATGAACTTCATTAAGTCACATGTGAAGAAAGCACATTCCGTGTGTCGTTGCAGTCAGTACAAGACAGTCGGTGCTTTTGTAGTATGCTTTATCATCATTGCGTTGTTTCTAAAACTGAACGTAATGACTCCCGGAGTGTACACTGGAAACAAGCCCTGGAGTCCCGCACCAAAATGCAAGAATTCCGAACAAGACCTTAATCGTATGGTTCAATTAACACACAAGGTGCAAGACATCTTGAAAAATATGGGAATCGATTGCTGGCTGATGTACGGCTCTTTATGGGGACCGTTACGAGGTATGGAGGGTCCCCTCCCGTGGGACGACGATGTCGATCTTGCCATAAATGGCGATGGTATTTTTAGCCAAATGACGTTTAGACAATTTAAAGCCATGTTTACTGCTCCTGGACTGTCGGTGGAAAGTAGGCTATGGCAGAGTTCGTTAATTGTCATTTCCGAGGGAGACGCGTGGCCATCACTGGAtctgtttgtgttttataaCTACGGTGGTACTATGAAAAGACCTGGTTTCGAATCCTGGTTGTTGCCGATCAACTACAAACTTTATCACACATTTCCAGCTCATTTAGTCGAACAGCCCTTGCCCAAAGTGAAGTTTGGATCCTTCAATATTTCAGTTCCCAGAGATGGCATTGAAATCATGAAACATTTGTATCCGTATAATTGGTGGAAGGTAGTGCGACCAGTAGGTTGCGATAATTAA